A portion of the Vibrio coralliirubri genome contains these proteins:
- the coaE gene encoding dephospho-CoA kinase (Dephospho-CoA kinase (CoaE) performs the final step in coenzyme A biosynthesis.), producing MAIIIGLSGGIASGKTTVANLFNEHFNIDIVDADIVAREVVALGSDGLKQITEHFGKSILLDDGTLNRSRLRELIFSEPKEKQWLNDLLHPMIRDKIDSDLSKITSPYGLLVAPLLVENQMQGMADRVLIVDVPAEVQIERTMSRDNVSREQVASILKSQASREQRLAVADDVIKNHTKNQELLPQITDLHQKYLAISAVDGSE from the coding sequence ATGGCAATTATTATCGGATTAAGCGGTGGTATCGCCAGTGGCAAAACCACGGTCGCTAACCTGTTCAATGAGCATTTTAATATTGATATTGTTGATGCTGATATCGTGGCACGTGAAGTGGTTGCGTTGGGCAGTGACGGCTTAAAACAAATTACAGAACACTTTGGTAAATCTATCTTGCTTGACGATGGAACACTCAACCGAAGTAGGCTACGTGAGCTAATCTTCTCTGAACCTAAAGAGAAGCAGTGGCTCAATGATCTTCTTCATCCCATGATCCGTGACAAAATTGACAGTGACCTGTCTAAAATCACATCCCCGTATGGTTTATTAGTTGCACCGCTATTGGTGGAAAACCAAATGCAAGGTATGGCTGATCGCGTATTAATTGTTGATGTGCCAGCAGAAGTGCAAATAGAACGTACGATGAGTCGTGATAATGTTTCTAGGGAACAAGTTGCATCAATTTTAAAATCACAGGCTTCAAGAGAACAGCGCTTAGCAGTTGCAGATGACGTGATTAAAAACCATACTAAAAACCAAGAACTTTTGCCTCAAATCACAGATTTACATCAAAAGTATCTGGCAATCAGTGCTGTAGATGGGTCAGAATAG
- a CDS encoding type II secretion system F family protein: MSSKSKQSQLKSYHWKGINSSGKKVSGQTLALTELEVREKLKEQHIQIKKIKKKSISAVTRLTHRVKAKDITILTRQLATMLATGVPIVQAIKLVSDNHRKAEMKSILSHICKGVEAGTPISKAMRTASRHFDDLYTDLVATGELSGNLAQVFERLATYREKSEQLKSKVVKALIYPAMVVTVALTVSYLMLTMVIPEFESMFSGFGADLPWFTQQVLYLSHWMQAYSFYTAVGIGLVVLIIYQLCQRSHSIRLSVSRLGLRFPVLGGVLAKASIAKFSRTLSTSFSSGIPILMSLKTTTKTAGNLHYESAIIEVHRETAAGMPMYIAMRNTNAFPEMVLQMVMIGEESGNLDDMLNKVASIYEFEVDNTVDNLGKILEPLIIVFLGTVVGGLVVAMYLPIFNLMSVLG, from the coding sequence ATGAGTAGCAAGTCCAAACAATCACAATTAAAAAGCTATCACTGGAAAGGCATTAACAGCTCAGGCAAGAAAGTGTCTGGACAAACCTTAGCGCTCACTGAATTGGAAGTACGAGAAAAGCTCAAAGAGCAGCATATTCAGATTAAGAAAATCAAAAAGAAAAGTATTTCAGCCGTCACTCGTTTAACCCATAGAGTCAAAGCCAAAGACATCACTATTTTAACTCGGCAACTGGCTACTATGTTGGCTACTGGTGTACCCATCGTGCAGGCTATCAAGTTGGTGTCAGACAATCACCGCAAAGCTGAAATGAAATCGATTCTATCGCATATCTGCAAAGGTGTAGAAGCCGGAACGCCAATCTCAAAAGCGATGCGAACCGCAAGTCGTCACTTTGATGACCTCTATACTGATTTGGTTGCGACAGGCGAGCTCTCCGGTAACCTCGCCCAAGTATTCGAACGCTTAGCGACCTATAGAGAAAAGAGCGAGCAGCTAAAGTCCAAAGTCGTCAAAGCACTGATCTACCCCGCTATGGTCGTCACCGTTGCACTGACCGTTTCTTATTTAATGCTGACCATGGTGATTCCCGAGTTTGAGTCGATGTTTTCAGGCTTTGGCGCCGACCTGCCTTGGTTCACCCAACAAGTACTCTACCTTTCCCATTGGATGCAGGCTTACAGTTTTTATACGGCTGTAGGCATCGGGCTTGTTGTCCTGATTATTTATCAACTGTGTCAGCGTTCCCACTCGATCAGACTATCTGTTAGTCGGCTAGGATTACGCTTTCCTGTTCTCGGCGGCGTATTAGCCAAAGCCTCCATTGCCAAATTCAGCCGAACCTTATCGACCAGCTTTAGTTCTGGCATTCCGATTTTAATGAGCCTCAAAACCACAACCAAAACCGCAGGCAACCTGCATTATGAGTCGGCCATCATTGAAGTTCACCGAGAAACAGCTGCTGGCATGCCAATGTATATCGCAATGCGCAATACCAATGCCTTCCCTGAAATGGTGTTACAGATGGTGATGATCGGTGAAGAGTCAGGCAACCTTGATGATATGCTCAATAAAGTAGCCTCGATTTACGAGTTTGAAGTAGACAACACCGTCGACAATTTGGGCAAAATTCTAGAGCCGCTGATCATCGTGTTTTTAGGTACTGTCGTTGGTGGGCTTGTGGTTGCGATGTACTTACCGATCTTTAATCTTATGAGTGTGTTAGGATAG
- a CDS encoding prepilin peptidase, producing the protein MEVFHYYPWLFPVLAFIFSLLIGSFLNVVIHRLPIMMEREWQQECSEYFSQYKIPAPEGKFNLSIPRSTCPKCKTQLRIVDNIPVLSWLFLKGKCHSCANPISARYPLVELLTAILCTMVASHFGFSYYAIALIFFTFALITATFIDLDTMLLPDQITLPLVWSGIALALFNISPVSLQDSVVGAMSGYLALWSVYWLFKLLTGKEGMGYGDFKLLAALGAWLGWQHLPMIILLSSLVGLVFGLIQLRLKQQGIDKAFPFGPYLAIAGWVSLMWGNDIMGWYFTSVLGI; encoded by the coding sequence ATGGAAGTATTTCACTACTATCCTTGGCTATTCCCCGTATTAGCTTTCATTTTTAGCCTTCTTATCGGCAGCTTCCTCAACGTAGTCATACACCGTTTGCCGATTATGATGGAACGCGAATGGCAACAAGAGTGCTCGGAGTATTTCTCTCAATATAAAATTCCAGCGCCAGAGGGAAAGTTCAATCTCAGCATTCCTCGTTCAACCTGCCCGAAATGCAAAACTCAATTAAGAATCGTCGACAATATCCCAGTGTTAAGCTGGTTATTCTTAAAGGGTAAGTGCCATAGCTGCGCTAATCCAATCAGCGCTCGCTACCCTTTAGTCGAGTTGCTTACCGCAATACTTTGCACAATGGTTGCTAGCCACTTTGGTTTCAGCTACTACGCCATTGCTTTGATTTTTTTCACCTTCGCCCTGATTACCGCGACCTTTATCGATCTCGATACCATGCTACTGCCCGATCAAATCACCTTGCCTTTGGTATGGTCCGGTATCGCTTTAGCACTGTTTAATATCAGCCCAGTATCGCTGCAAGATTCTGTGGTTGGCGCAATGTCTGGCTACCTAGCTCTGTGGTCGGTGTATTGGTTGTTCAAACTACTCACAGGTAAAGAAGGCATGGGTTACGGTGACTTCAAACTCCTGGCTGCACTTGGTGCATGGCTTGGTTGGCAACACCTACCGATGATCATCCTTTTATCTTCGCTCGTAGGCCTTGTGTTTGGTTTGATTCAACTTCGCCTGAAACAGCAAGGCATCGATAAAGCCTTTCCATTTGGCCCTTACCTTGCAATTGCGGGTTGGGTAAGCTTGATGTGGGGTAACGACATCATGGGTTGGTATTTCACTTCTGTACTAGGAATTTAA
- the pdhR gene encoding pyruvate dehydrogenase complex transcriptional repressor PdhR: MAYQRIRQPKLSDVIEQELERLIVEGTLAPGQQLPPERELAKQFDVSRPSIREAIQRLEAKRLLTRRQGGGTFVSENIWKSFSDPLLNLLSSHSETQLDLLESRHAMEGISAYFAALRGTDEDFARIQACQEKIRGAQDKGDIEAESAAVMAFLIALTEAAHNVVLLHIVRSLAPLLEQNVLENLKLLHRRKDVVEKVSIHRANIVDAIVSGQPEQAREMSHSHLAYIEETLMDLTKEESRRERSLRRIQQGK; encoded by the coding sequence ATGGCTTATCAAAGGATTCGTCAGCCAAAACTCTCCGATGTTATCGAACAAGAGTTAGAAAGGTTGATAGTGGAAGGAACACTGGCTCCAGGGCAGCAGCTGCCGCCTGAGCGCGAACTGGCGAAACAGTTCGATGTGTCTCGTCCTTCAATCCGAGAAGCGATACAACGTTTAGAAGCAAAACGCTTGCTTACTCGCCGTCAAGGTGGAGGTACGTTTGTTAGCGAAAATATCTGGAAAAGCTTTTCAGATCCTTTGCTTAATTTGTTGTCGTCCCATTCTGAAACCCAGCTAGACTTGTTGGAATCGCGTCATGCGATGGAAGGGATTTCGGCTTACTTCGCGGCATTGCGTGGCACTGATGAAGACTTTGCTCGAATTCAAGCATGCCAAGAAAAAATTCGCGGTGCGCAAGATAAGGGTGATATTGAAGCCGAATCTGCAGCGGTGATGGCTTTTCTTATTGCTTTAACAGAGGCAGCGCACAATGTGGTGTTATTGCACATTGTTCGTAGCTTGGCTCCGTTACTCGAACAAAACGTCTTAGAAAATTTAAAGCTGTTGCATCGTCGTAAAGACGTTGTGGAGAAAGTGAGTATACATCGAGCTAACATTGTGGATGCGATCGTTTCAGGACAGCCAGAACAGGCACGTGAAATGTCACACTCTCATTTAGCTTACATCGAAGAAACATTGATGGATTTGACCAAAGAAGAGTCGCGCCGCGAACGTTCTTTACGTCGAATTCAACAGGGTAAATAG
- the yacG gene encoding DNA gyrase inhibitor YacG, with the protein MSKKITIVKCPQCNADVEWGEQSPHRPFCSKQCQMIDFGEWADEENSIAGAPDMSDSDGWSEDPY; encoded by the coding sequence ATGTCGAAGAAAATCACCATCGTTAAATGCCCTCAATGTAATGCCGACGTTGAATGGGGTGAACAAAGCCCGCACCGCCCGTTTTGCAGCAAGCAATGTCAGATGATTGATTTCGGTGAATGGGCAGACGAAGAGAACAGCATCGCAGGCGCACCAGACATGTCAGATAGCGATGGTTGGTCGGAAGATCCGTACTAA
- the pilB gene encoding type IV-A pilus assembly ATPase PilB, translating to MLTNLPTVLRQADLLSLTQEQAVAEHIQASGISTPEALLVLEFFSGDSLANNIKTIFGLPLVQLANTDYETLCDQLGLRELITKYRAIPISVSSSTLTLASADPTDLQAEDDFRFATGLQIELVVANYSELEGAIRKLYGRSISGQDSKRKEITQDELANLVEVSDDEVASIEDLSQDDSPVSRFINQILVDAVRKGASDIHFEPYEEHYRVRLRCDGILVEIQQPASHLSRRLSARLKILAKLDIAERRLPQDGRIKLRLNDDLAIDMRVSTLPTLWGEKIVLRLLDSSAANLDIDKLGYSEDQKALYLNALKRPQGMILMTGPTGSGKTVSLYTGLRVLNTTERNISTAEDPVEINLCGINQVQVTPKIGFGFAEALRSFLRQDPDVVMVGEIRDLETAEIAIKASQTGHLVLSTLHTNSAAETVTRLAHMGIEPFNLASSLSLIIAQRLARRLCNHCKESDDSPDIFLRHSIPNSQTIYKANPQGCNECNQGYSGRVGIYEVMPFSDQLKGSLIDKPNALAIENLARREGMRTLQESGLDKLLEGTTSYQELQRVLYI from the coding sequence ATGCTAACCAACCTCCCAACCGTGCTTCGTCAGGCTGACTTACTTAGCCTGACTCAAGAACAAGCCGTTGCGGAACATATACAAGCTTCGGGTATTTCGACACCTGAAGCTTTGCTCGTTCTGGAGTTCTTCAGCGGCGATTCCTTAGCAAACAACATTAAAACCATCTTCGGCTTGCCGTTAGTACAACTTGCCAATACTGACTATGAGACCTTATGTGACCAATTAGGACTTCGAGAACTGATTACCAAGTATCGTGCGATACCGATTTCAGTCTCTAGCTCGACTCTCACACTCGCCTCAGCCGACCCGACCGATTTACAAGCTGAAGATGATTTCCGCTTTGCGACCGGATTACAGATTGAATTGGTTGTCGCCAACTACTCAGAACTAGAAGGCGCAATACGAAAGCTGTATGGCCGTTCGATTTCCGGGCAAGACTCTAAACGCAAAGAGATCACCCAAGATGAACTCGCTAATCTTGTTGAAGTGTCTGACGATGAGGTAGCGTCGATAGAAGATCTCAGTCAAGACGATTCCCCTGTCAGCCGATTTATCAATCAGATATTGGTCGATGCGGTACGCAAAGGCGCATCAGATATCCACTTCGAACCTTATGAAGAGCACTACCGAGTACGACTGCGTTGTGATGGTATCCTTGTTGAAATACAACAACCCGCTTCCCATTTAAGTCGTCGTTTATCAGCCCGTTTAAAGATCCTCGCGAAGCTGGATATCGCTGAACGTCGCTTGCCTCAAGATGGTCGTATTAAGTTACGCTTAAACGACGATCTGGCGATTGATATGCGTGTATCGACTCTGCCGACCTTGTGGGGTGAAAAGATCGTTCTTCGACTGCTTGATAGCAGCGCTGCTAATTTAGATATCGATAAGTTAGGTTATAGCGAAGATCAAAAAGCACTCTACCTCAATGCGCTAAAACGCCCGCAAGGGATGATCTTAATGACAGGTCCGACTGGCAGCGGAAAAACCGTCTCCCTTTATACTGGCCTTCGAGTGCTCAACACAACTGAACGGAACATCTCAACAGCTGAAGACCCAGTGGAGATTAACCTATGTGGTATCAATCAGGTACAAGTGACACCTAAGATCGGCTTTGGGTTTGCTGAGGCACTACGATCATTTTTACGACAAGACCCTGATGTGGTGATGGTTGGAGAGATCCGAGACTTGGAAACCGCAGAGATCGCGATCAAAGCCTCGCAAACCGGTCACTTGGTGCTTTCGACACTGCACACTAATTCCGCCGCAGAAACCGTCACTCGGCTCGCTCATATGGGGATAGAACCCTTTAACCTAGCTTCATCACTAAGTTTGATTATCGCCCAACGACTGGCAAGGCGGTTGTGTAACCATTGTAAAGAAAGTGACGACTCTCCGGATATATTTCTGCGTCACTCGATTCCTAACAGCCAAACCATCTATAAAGCCAATCCACAAGGGTGTAATGAGTGTAACCAGGGATACTCTGGGCGAGTGGGTATCTATGAAGTTATGCCATTTAGTGACCAACTAAAAGGCAGCCTGATAGACAAACCGAACGCGTTAGCCATTGAAAACTTGGCTCGCCGAGAAGGCATGAGAACTCTGCAAGAGTCGGGGCTAGATAAATTGCTTGAAGGCACCACCAGCTATCAAGAGCTGCAACGTGTTCTGTACATATAA
- a CDS encoding pilin, with protein sequence MNNKNKRTNQKGFTLIELMIVVAIIGVLSAIAVPAYKNYVTKSELSSGLATMRSLITPAELIFQEKGSISSATAITDLGTVSSASSLGTISIDTENEIKFTFNDTSSVNAATLKFSRGTNGWTCENSKDSDVSLDGC encoded by the coding sequence ATGAATAACAAGAACAAAAGAACGAACCAGAAAGGCTTCACGCTGATTGAATTGATGATCGTGGTGGCGATTATTGGCGTGTTGTCTGCGATTGCAGTGCCAGCATATAAAAACTACGTGACCAAGAGTGAACTCTCTTCAGGTCTAGCGACTATGCGATCTCTAATCACACCAGCTGAACTCATATTTCAAGAAAAAGGGTCAATCTCATCAGCTACTGCTATAACTGATCTAGGGACAGTTTCTTCAGCCAGTTCTTTAGGAACTATCTCAATAGATACAGAAAACGAAATCAAGTTTACATTTAATGACACAAGTTCAGTAAATGCTGCCACCCTAAAGTTTAGTCGTGGTACTAACGGTTGGACATGCGAAAATAGTAAAGATTCTGATGTTTCATTAGATGGTTGCTAA
- the rplS gene encoding 50S ribosomal protein L19 → MSNIIKALEEEQLKSDLPKFAPGDTVVVQVKVKEGDRERLQAFEGVVIAIRNRGLHSAFTVRKISNGEGVERAFQTHSPMVDSIEVKRRGAVRRAKLYYLRERSGKSARIKEKLTKK, encoded by the coding sequence ATGAGCAACATCATCAAGGCTCTTGAAGAAGAGCAACTAAAATCAGACCTTCCTAAATTCGCACCAGGTGACACTGTTGTAGTTCAGGTTAAGGTAAAAGAAGGTGACCGTGAGCGTCTACAGGCTTTCGAAGGCGTTGTAATCGCTATTCGTAACCGTGGTCTACACTCTGCATTCACAGTTCGTAAGATCTCGAACGGTGAAGGCGTAGAGCGTGCGTTCCAAACTCACTCTCCAATGGTTGATAGCATCGAAGTTAAACGCCGTGGTGCAGTACGTCGTGCCAAGTTGTACTACCTACGTGAGCGTTCTGGTAAGTCAGCTCGTATTAAAGAGAAGCTTACTAAGAAGTAA
- the nadC gene encoding carboxylating nicotinate-nucleotide diphosphorylase, giving the protein MKNTHNSHQRLDYLKEQLPLEITRAVAETIKEDLGGTLDPAADITASLIPADAINSATIITREHGVFCGKAWADEVFKQLGGEVTIEWNVEDGDKVEPNQTLCTLTGPARALLTGERNAMNFIQTLSGCATTTAIYADKIKHTECRLLDTRKTIPGLRSALKYAVACGGGFNHRIGVFDAYLIKENHIIACGGIEKAISTAKELNPGKPVEVETESLEELEQAISAGADIIMLDNFTTDMMREAVKINAGRAALENSGNVTLDTIAEFAETGVDYISVGALTKHLKAMDLSMRFKA; this is encoded by the coding sequence ATGAAAAACACACATAACAGCCACCAACGCCTTGACTACTTAAAAGAGCAACTGCCTCTAGAGATCACTCGTGCAGTCGCTGAGACCATCAAAGAAGATCTAGGTGGAACGTTAGATCCAGCGGCTGATATTACGGCAAGTCTAATCCCTGCAGACGCAATCAACAGTGCAACCATCATTACCCGTGAGCACGGCGTGTTCTGCGGTAAAGCTTGGGCTGATGAAGTGTTTAAGCAACTGGGCGGTGAAGTGACTATCGAGTGGAACGTAGAAGATGGTGACAAGGTTGAACCAAACCAAACACTTTGTACCTTAACAGGTCCAGCACGCGCGCTATTAACGGGTGAGCGTAACGCAATGAACTTCATTCAAACGCTATCTGGTTGTGCGACTACTACAGCTATCTACGCAGACAAAATCAAGCATACTGAATGCCGCCTGTTAGACACTCGTAAAACCATCCCTGGCTTACGCAGCGCACTGAAATACGCGGTGGCTTGTGGTGGCGGTTTCAACCACCGTATTGGTGTGTTCGATGCTTACCTAATCAAAGAAAACCACATCATCGCTTGTGGTGGCATTGAGAAGGCTATCTCTACTGCAAAAGAGCTGAACCCAGGTAAACCAGTAGAAGTAGAAACCGAAAGCCTAGAAGAGCTAGAGCAAGCGATCAGCGCTGGCGCAGACATCATCATGTTAGACAACTTCACTACAGACATGATGCGTGAAGCCGTTAAAATCAACGCAGGACGCGCAGCACTAGAAAACTCTGGTAACGTGACTCTAGATACCATTGCTGAGTTCGCTGAAACAGGCGTTGATTACATCTCGGTAGGCGCACTAACTAAGCACCTAAAAGCAATGGATCTATCAATGAGATTCAAAGCGTAA
- the zapD gene encoding cell division protein ZapD, whose product MITHKFEHPLNEKTRIYLRVESLLRQLHLSSTFSDAQQYQLFFRSIFDLIEIFEQIQLKSELAKDIEKQRVTYKSWLDVEGVDQEMLTSLLNDIGNIYRDLMQAERFGQSLKEDRFLSAIRQRFNLPGGSCCFDLPALHYWLHLPLDKRMRDAKAWMDSLQPLYEALTLWLKLTRETGHFKEQIARAGFFQSDADEANILRLSIPMQYGAYPMISGHKNRFAVKFMSFETGQACTQDIEFELAICT is encoded by the coding sequence ATGATCACCCATAAATTTGAACATCCTCTAAATGAGAAAACACGCATCTACTTAAGAGTCGAATCACTCTTGAGGCAGCTACACTTGTCTTCTACATTTTCCGATGCTCAACAGTATCAACTCTTTTTCCGTTCCATCTTTGATCTGATTGAAATCTTCGAACAGATCCAACTCAAGAGCGAACTCGCAAAAGATATTGAGAAGCAACGTGTAACCTACAAAAGTTGGTTGGATGTTGAAGGTGTCGATCAAGAGATGCTGACATCACTGCTTAATGACATTGGTAACATCTATCGTGATCTGATGCAGGCAGAGCGTTTTGGCCAATCACTTAAAGAAGACCGCTTCCTAAGTGCAATTCGCCAACGCTTTAATCTTCCAGGTGGCTCATGCTGCTTTGATTTACCGGCACTGCATTATTGGCTGCACCTTCCTCTTGATAAGAGAATGAGAGATGCTAAAGCTTGGATGGATAGCTTACAGCCTCTGTATGAAGCGCTAACACTATGGTTGAAGCTCACCAGAGAGACTGGTCACTTTAAAGAGCAAATCGCTCGTGCTGGCTTCTTCCAGAGCGATGCCGATGAAGCAAATATCCTCCGTCTTTCTATTCCGATGCAATACGGTGCCTACCCGATGATCTCAGGTCACAAGAACCGCTTTGCAGTTAAATTCATGAGCTTTGAAACTGGGCAAGCCTGTACTCAAGACATCGAATTTGAATTGGCGATCTGCACCTAA
- the ampD gene encoding 1,6-anhydro-N-acetylmuramyl-L-alanine amidase AmpD, with amino-acid sequence MGKVTSYCASRKESETKMTISSNGWYDNARHVPSPYFDARPSADDISLLVVHNISLPPGQFGGPYIEQFFTGKLDPSEHPFFKVIHPMGVSAHCLIRRDGEVVQFVSFLDRAWHAGQSSFAGRERCNDYSIGIELEGSDFVAYTKQQYQALTQLTETIVSTFPQITSERITGHQYIAPLRKTDPGLVFDWQKFKKNLKV; translated from the coding sequence ATGGGCAAGGTCACATCTTATTGTGCTAGCAGAAAAGAAAGTGAGACCAAGATGACGATCAGCTCCAACGGATGGTACGACAACGCTCGGCATGTTCCTTCTCCGTATTTTGATGCTCGACCGAGTGCCGACGATATTTCTTTGCTGGTGGTTCACAACATTAGTTTGCCTCCGGGTCAATTTGGTGGGCCTTATATCGAACAGTTTTTTACGGGCAAACTCGACCCGTCGGAACACCCGTTTTTTAAGGTGATTCACCCAATGGGCGTATCGGCGCACTGTTTGATTCGTCGCGATGGGGAAGTGGTGCAGTTCGTTTCTTTCTTAGACCGAGCTTGGCATGCTGGCCAGTCGAGCTTTGCAGGGCGTGAAAGGTGTAATGACTATTCGATTGGTATTGAACTGGAGGGCAGTGACTTTGTAGCTTACACCAAGCAGCAGTATCAAGCGCTTACCCAACTAACAGAAACGATCGTATCGACGTTCCCTCAAATCACCAGCGAACGTATCACTGGCCATCAATACATAGCGCCTCTGCGTAAAACTGACCCTGGCTTGGTGTTCGATTGGCAAAAGTTTAAAAAAAATCTCAAAGTTTAA